One Eubalaena glacialis isolate mEubGla1 chromosome 11, mEubGla1.1.hap2.+ XY, whole genome shotgun sequence DNA segment encodes these proteins:
- the LDHB gene encoding L-lactate dehydrogenase B chain, whose protein sequence is MATLKEKLIAPVAEEEATVPNNKITIVGVGQVGMACAISILGKSLTDELALVDVLEDKLKGEMMDLQHGSLFLQTPKIVADKDYSVTANSKIVVVTAGVRQQEGESRLNLVQRNVSVFRFSIPQIVKYSPDCIIIVVSNPVDILTYVTWKLSGLPKHRVIGSGCNLDSARFRYLMAEKLGIHPSSCHGWILGEHGDSSVAVWSGVNVAGVSLQELNPEMGTDNDSENWKEVHKIVVESAYEVIKLKGYTNWAIGLSVADLIESVLKNLSRIHPVSTMVKGMYGIENEVFLSLPCILNARGLTSVISQKLKDVEVAQLKKSADTLWDIQKELKDL, encoded by the exons ATGGCAACTCTTAAGGAAAAACTGATCGCACCAGTTGCAGAAGAAGAGGCAACGGTCCCAAACAATAAGATCACTATAGTGGGTGTTGGACAAGTTGGTATGGCATGTGCCATCAGCATTCTGGGAAAG TCTCTGACCGATGAACTTGCTCTTGTGGATGTTTTGGAAGATAAACTCAAAGGAGAGATGATGGACCTGCAGCATGGGAGCTTATTCCTTCAGACACCAAAAATTGTGGCAGACAAAG ATTACTCTGTGACCGCCAATTCCAAGATCGTGGTGGTGACTGCAGGAGTTCGCCAGCAAGAGGGAGAAAGTCGTCTGAATCTGGTGCAGAGGAATGTTAGTGTCTTCAGGTTCAGCATTCCTCAGATCGTCAAGTACAGTCCTGACTGCATCATAATTGTGGTTTCTAACCCAG tggaCATTCTCACATATGTTACCTGGAAACTAAGTGGATTACCCAAGCACCGTGTGATTGGAAGTGGATGTAATCTGGATTCTGCTAGATTTCGCTATCTTATGGCTGAAAAACTTGGCATTCATCCCAGCAGCTGCCACGGATGGATTTTGGGAGAACATGGCGACTCaagtg TGGCTGTGTGGAGTGGGGTGAATGTGGCAGGTGTTTCTCTCCAGGAACTGAATCCAGAAATGGGAACGGACAATGATAGTGAAAATTGGAAGGAAGTGCACAAGATCGTGGTTGAAAG tgccTATGAAGTCATCAAGCTAAAAGGATACACCAACTGGGCTATTGGATTAAGTGTGGCTGATCTTATTGAATCTGTGTTGAAAAATCTATCCAGGATTCACCCAGTGTCGACAATGGTGAAG GGGATGTATGGCATTGAGAATGAAGTCTTCTTGAGCCTTCCATGTATCCTGAATGCTCGGGGGTTAACCAGTGTTATCAGCCAGAAGCTGAAGGATGTTGAGGTTGCACAACTCAAGAAAAGTGCAGACACCCTCTGGGACATCCAGAAGGAACTAAAGGACCTGTGA